The nucleotide sequence GTATTAATGGAGTCTCCATACTACTTTACCGTCCCCTTAAGGACACGCCTGAAAGAAGTGAAGCTCATTCTCAAGTATGGGAGGCCTGACGCGAGGCTGTCCTAAGCTTATAATCTTGTATTTTTTTCACATGGCGGGCAAAAAAGACACACTGCAGGCAATCCTCATCTTCCAATCAGCTTTACAATCCCCAAAAACAAATCAACCGGGTTCTGTCAGCTTTTTTTATAGTGGAGAATGTTTTATATTTTCTCTAAATTCAGCAGGAAATCCCATGTATAGATTTGATGGGAAGAAGAGGCTATCTTAAGTAAATTATCAAGCTTCTCACAATCTTTGCGCTCCCACAGGGGCAAGGCAAGATACCATTTATCAAAATCCCTGGGATATTTCTGACGATAAGCGGCTATTTTAGTCAAAATACCGAAAGCAAGGCTCCTGAACCCTTCATCCTTTAGGTCCCGCCTTCTCTTTCTGGCATGGAGCCTTACCTCGTTAACAAGATAATCGAGAACATATTCAAGGTCCTTTAAAAGTTCATTCTCATGAGCCTTGTAAAAATTTTCGATCAATTCCACAGCCACGCCGGCCATATAACTTCTGAAAATAAGGACAGGAATCATATGATCATCTTCCTCAGGCTTTCCACCGGGAAGTTGAGCGCCAACTTTAAGCAGCGCATCAGCCAGGCCCGCATCGACGGACTCATAAAAACGCTTTTTTTCATCATCAAGCGCCTTGTACCACTTACTTTTACTGCGTGGATGCTTAACATAATGGTCATGAATATTGTCTAAAATGCGTGCGGCAATCTTTCTCTCCTTTTCAGAATAGCCCTCAAGATTAGAGGAAATTTCCACAATGGTTTTGTCAATCATGTAATGTTGCAGCCTGACCGCATCACCAGGTTTACCCTGACGGATATTTTCAAGGCTGCTAATGGTTGCCGCAGCCATAAAATCACGATAAAAAGTGATCGCCTCTCTCGACTTTTTATCTTCCAGCAATGTGAAGGGAATGCCTTCTTTGGTTGTGCTTGCACAGGCAGAGAGAATCAAATGAGTTAAGACAACTAAAAAAATCAACTTTACCTTTTTCATTAGGGCTCCACCACATTAATAAACAAATTTTAAATCAATTTCTCGATAATCAGTAAAATTCCCTCTTGCCCGATCAGAAATTTTTATCAGCTATTTCTGCCTGGAATGGCGCAAAGGAATTGTCATTTCGACTCGGAGATATCTGATCGGAGAACTCTGTCCGGAGGTTTCCGAGAGGCACGAGGAGCAACCCTTGTCCTGAATGCAGTGAGAGATCCTAACGGTTTCTCTCTCACCCGAAATGACAGTTCCTACAATTTCCCAAAGGGACAGTACCGGGTAAATTTGATTTTTTTCATTCCACCCCTTGAATAAAGTATCCCCACAAATGGGGACGACAGCCTGACTAAAGAAGCCCGATCTTTTCTTCTCTCATTTTGATTGATGAAACCATACTATGTTTATAGCACAATATGCGCTAATTGTCGCGGCAGATATTGCGGCCCTTTTGCAGCTAAATATATCCTTTGCCGGCCGCTTGTAAATAGTGATGCCATATGATAGCCTTCAAGCGTAGTGGACTTATAAACTTTTTTTCCAAATGACTGTGAAGAGCCCGGAAATTTATAAAGATGCCTGAACAATTAGAAAAAAAATCGAAAAAGAGCATTTCATCACATATCAGGTCCTCCCGCAAAGAGATAACCATTCTTTTTACCGACATTGAAGGCTCCACTCAATATTGGGATAAAAGCGGTGACATTGAAGGGAGGTTAATGGTAGACCGCCATAATCGTCTTCTATTTCCTGTCATTAAGAAATTCAGGGGAACCATTATCAAGACCATAGGAGACGCTATTATGGCCTCCTTCAAAAAGCCGAAAAAAGCAGTGGAAGCGGCCATCGCCATGCAGCAGATCCTTGAGAAAGAACGGCAAAGCGATGATACCTTCACGCTGAAAATAAGAATAGGCATTCATACGGGAAGTGCGATCGTTGAAAAAAATGACGTTTACGGAAACGTTGTCAACGTTGCCGCCAGAATAGAGAGTCAAGCCGGAGGCAGTGAAATTCTACTTTCACACAGCGCTTACGAAATGCTGAAAGAGAAGGCGGGCAAATTCAAACGTCTTAAGAGCTTTGAGGCAAAGGGGAAAAGGGGAAAGATCAGAATCTACAGTTGTGACTGGCAATCTCATTCCAGCCTGATAGCGGACATCAAAATCAAAAACCTCCTTCCCGTGGCAAAAAGGCAAAAATTTGAACTGCTGCTCTACCTCTTACTGACAATATCCGCCTCATACATGGTTTATATAAAATATATTCGTTATTTTCTTATGGATCATGAGCCTATCGCCTATGCAGCGCTCAATCCCGCCGGGCTGTATGAGCATCCCTTCTTATTAATCCTAATTACCTGTTTTTTTACCATTGCAATCTCGTCTATCCTGTTTTTACTGCTGAGGAGAAAAAGGCTCCCCCTGCCCCTATTGCATTTTCTAAAAGGCTGCTACGGCGCATCAGCGCTTTTCATTCTCTTTTATATGCTCTTTTCTCTCTTGCCTCTGCACAAAATGTTACCGCTAAATATCAACAGCCATTTAAATAAGGTCATCCATCAATCTCAATATCTTCTCGTTGAGGTCATCGAACAGAAGACTCATATAAAAAACACCCCTTCTCTTGAGGGGGAAAACATAAAAGAAGTAAAGAAAGGAACCCTGCTTCTCCTCGTCGATATTGCAAGAAAAGGGAATATTACCTGGAACAAGGTTCCCGTAAAAAGCAAGGAATACGGCTGGTTGCCCCGCATAATCCCGCCTGAGATCGGTGTGCCGGCCAAAAGGATTTCACTGACAAAAAAGTTTTACTTTCGTCATATTGACCTCTACACACTTATTTTCCCGCTCCTCGGTTTTATCTGGGGAATCATCAGTTTCAAAATCAGGCCCATCTAAAACCTGCCTGCCGGACAGAATAATCTCTTCAACGGGAAATTTGAGAATCCCGGCCAGCGCCGAGCATGGATCAGGACTATCCCGGCATAAGAAGGAAGCATATGCCGGAGGGCCGCTTAAGGTTCGGACTTTTTTATCTTCCCTGAAGTCGCAAGGTTTTCAAAGCATTGCCATAGCCTGCCCTTCAATGCTTTTCAAGGTCATTTTAAAGCCCTCCGAAGGGACAGGCCCGCTGAAAAAATAACCCTGTATTTCTTCACAACCCAAATCTTTTACAAAGTTAAAATGATCCAATGTTTCCACACCTTCGGCAACAATTTCCAGATGAAGGCTTTTTGCAAGCGCAACAATAGCAGTCGTCAGGGTGGCGCTCTCGCTGCTGACAGTCACATCTTTAATAAATGCCCTGTCCACCTTAAGAATATCTATAGGGAAACGGGTAAGATGGCTGAGAGAGGAGTACCCTGTTCCAAAATCATCGAGAGCGAGTTTAACACCCAGCGCTTTGAGTTCCTTGAGTGATGCTACCGCCCTGTCCACATCATCTGCAAGGAGGCTCTCCGTCAACTCGATCTCCAGTAACGAAGGCTGCAATCCGCTGATTTCCAATGTTTTTTTTATATTATCGACAAGACTGTTGGAAATAAACTGACACATGGAAAGATTAACGGAAACTCTTAAATTACCATACCCTTCATCATGCCATTTTTTTGTCTGGTAACAGGCCTCAAAAATCATCCAGTCTCCAACAGGCACCATAAGCCCCGTCTCTTCAAGAAGCGGGATAAACCTTGAAGGGGGAATAAGCCCCATTTTAGGGTGGTTCCATCTGAGCAAGGCTTCCATGCCGATGACTTCTCCCGTAAGGGTGTTCACTTTCGGCTGATAAAATATTACAAATTCCTTTTCCTCTACAGCATTCCAAAGGCCGATTTGAAGTTCCAGTTGCTCTGATGTGAGAGGACTCATGGTTCCTGAATAGAATTCAAACCTGTTTCCCCCCAGCCTCTTGGTATTTCTCATTGCAATATTTGCATTTTCCACCAGTCTTTCGGCATTGTCGATTTCTTCCGTAAAAAGGGCAAAACCGGCGCTGGAGGTAACAACAAGTTCCCTTTCCTCGTACCTGACAGGTTTTCGAACGTTTTTCATGATTCTTTCGGCAAGCATCTCCATGTTCTGCACCGTCAAAGCGCCTTCACATATAATAGCAAATTCATCACCACTCATCCTCGAAAGGCTATCTCTCCCACGGGTGCACTCCCTCAGACGCTTTACAATTTCAAGAATGACCCTATTTCCTGCATCATGACCGAGACTGTTGTTAATCATTTTAAGCCTGTCTATCCCCACATACATAACTCCCAGTAACTTTTCACCCTCCCTTTCAGCGCTAATTACTTTTAAGAGGTTCTCCATAAACATGATCCGATTGGGAAGGCGGGTCAAACCATCGTAATATTTGAAAAAACTGAATCCATACTTTCTTGATTGAAGTTTATTTTTTTCATTTGAACTGTCATGACTTTTGATAATGAAAAAAATCAGGAGATGTAAGAACAGAAGGAGGGCGATCAAAAAAGCAAGAACCTGTATCACTCTCCTGCTAATCATGGTTACAAGATAAGTAACATCCCGGCCAGCTTCCAGCACACCACTAACAGAGCCGTCCCCTGGGCTTCGGATAGGCATGAAGAGAGAAAAATGATTGACTTCCACCTTTGTGCCGGAAAAAAGAAAGGGAGAGGGAAAAGAAAGCAGATGGCCCGAACCGGCGCCGGCAGCAGCAAGACGAAAATGCTTGTTTCTGCTCACAGGGGCGGTTTCCTCCTTGCCCTCCGCGGGAAACAGTCTTGTTCCATCAAGCCGGTAAATCTTTATCCAGTCAGCGCCTGAAGATTTACTTATTTCTCCTATTTCAAGAACAAATTCTTTTGACGACAGGCCAAATTTATCACCATATTTATCGTAAATACGGGAAATATCCTTAAGAACCGGTTGATAGGATCTGCCCAGACTCTCTTCAATAGACTGGTTGATCATATTTTTTGTCAGGATAACTGCCGCCATGACAAATATAATGATTCCAATGGTACTGGTAATCCAGTAAGTGCCTTTCATATTCACCGCCACAAAAACATTCCCCTTAACGCAGAAAACTGTAAGGATGGATTCATCAGGAAATCAACTTATTAATAACTATATAACAGAATTTTAAGGTAAAGAGAACTTTTGTTTACAAATTACTAAACACCCCGCCGCAAGCAGCGGGGTATGAGCGCCAAGTCAACCTTCCCACCTTATGCCCACAAAGGGGGGAATTCACCCGGCAGAGATTCAGATATAGGAATCCGGCAAAAGAGAGTAAAGTAATTTAGTCCTTAAAAGACAGTATTTTAAAGCAGCTCTCCCTGCCTATTCTCAACAGGCTGCCTTTCGCATAAACCCCTTTTATCTGAACAATATCTCCGCGCCTCAGGTCATCAAAATGGCCATTTTTTTCCGATTTATCACGGTTTAATCTGCCAAGCTGTATGCGCCCCCTATGGCCGCAGAGAAAAACTCTCTTTTCCCCCTTCATGACCAGAAGATCACTAACCACTCTGAATGTTTCATCCTTCCCGTCACGGAAAAGGTCCCTCAGTGAAAGGCCGTCTTTCCTGATGACAAGGCAGGAGAATTTGAGACTTGATTTTTCAAAGGCCGTCCTTTTATCTATCTCTTCAACAATTTTGGGAGGCTGCCAGCCATAAACCTCATGGCACCAGTCTTTTTTATTCTCCAGGGCCAGGCAGGGTCCGGAGTCCAGGCAGGGTGAATAGAGAGTGAGTTCTCCCTTTTTTATTATTTCGTCCCTCATCCTTAGCAGGTCCCTGGAAGCATCTCTGAGGGCCGGCTCTATGATAAGAAGAGCGCCCTCTTTTTTCAGATATCTTTCTGCTATATTTTCAATCATTGTCATTCGGCAGTCAATCCTGCCATCACCCTCTCCTGTCTCGACAAGCGAATTGGACATGACAACAAGGTCATACTTCCTCATACCCGGACTGTCGGGCGCCATCTGATGAAGATCCACTTTTACCGCAGTCAGACTAAAGTTAAAATGCCCTTCTTCTGAATAGAAAGATTCATATCTCCTCCAGAGTTCTTTAAGGAACACTTGAGCCTCATGGAGATTTTCCTTTACCCTGTCTGCCACTTTGATTGAAACACCTTTAATCTCCCCTTTCACA is from Deltaproteobacteria bacterium and encodes:
- a CDS encoding adenylate/guanylate cyclase domain-containing protein produces the protein MPEQLEKKSKKSISSHIRSSRKEITILFTDIEGSTQYWDKSGDIEGRLMVDRHNRLLFPVIKKFRGTIIKTIGDAIMASFKKPKKAVEAAIAMQQILEKERQSDDTFTLKIRIGIHTGSAIVEKNDVYGNVVNVAARIESQAGGSEILLSHSAYEMLKEKAGKFKRLKSFEAKGKRGKIRIYSCDWQSHSSLIADIKIKNLLPVAKRQKFELLLYLLLTISASYMVYIKYIRYFLMDHEPIAYAALNPAGLYEHPFLLILITCFFTIAISSILFLLLRRKRLPLPLLHFLKGCYGASALFILFYMLFSLLPLHKMLPLNINSHLNKVIHQSQYLLVEVIEQKTHIKNTPSLEGENIKEVKKGTLLLLVDIARKGNITWNKVPVKSKEYGWLPRIIPPEIGVPAKRISLTKKFYFRHIDLYTLIFPLLGFIWGIISFKIRPI
- a CDS encoding EAL domain-containing protein; amino-acid sequence: MKGTYWITSTIGIIIFVMAAVILTKNMINQSIEESLGRSYQPVLKDISRIYDKYGDKFGLSSKEFVLEIGEISKSSGADWIKIYRLDGTRLFPAEGKEETAPVSRNKHFRLAAAGAGSGHLLSFPSPFLFSGTKVEVNHFSLFMPIRSPGDGSVSGVLEAGRDVTYLVTMISRRVIQVLAFLIALLLFLHLLIFFIIKSHDSSNEKNKLQSRKYGFSFFKYYDGLTRLPNRIMFMENLLKVISAEREGEKLLGVMYVGIDRLKMINNSLGHDAGNRVILEIVKRLRECTRGRDSLSRMSGDEFAIICEGALTVQNMEMLAERIMKNVRKPVRYEERELVVTSSAGFALFTEEIDNAERLVENANIAMRNTKRLGGNRFEFYSGTMSPLTSEQLELQIGLWNAVEEKEFVIFYQPKVNTLTGEVIGMEALLRWNHPKMGLIPPSRFIPLLEETGLMVPVGDWMIFEACYQTKKWHDEGYGNLRVSVNLSMCQFISNSLVDNIKKTLEISGLQPSLLEIELTESLLADDVDRAVASLKELKALGVKLALDDFGTGYSSLSHLTRFPIDILKVDRAFIKDVTVSSESATLTTAIVALAKSLHLEIVAEGVETLDHFNFVKDLGCEEIQGYFFSGPVPSEGFKMTLKSIEGQAMAML